The proteins below are encoded in one region of Salmo salar chromosome ssa02, Ssal_v3.1, whole genome shotgun sequence:
- the LOC106583328 gene encoding prenylated Rab acceptor protein 1 isoform X4 → MDSKAGDLFSAEPADAAESGGVMGSLPLKELDGLPPWLSALPHRLWLPKGLSPSVAKEWFDRRRASIRPWAGFVDHRKFTKPRNFGELCQRVVRNFDTYNSNYTFIFLGLILYCIISSPMLLIALAVFVGAFYIIHLKSLESKLVIFGKEVTGPHQLGLAGAVSFPVFWLAGAGAAVFWVLGATMFVIGSHAAFRELEGGSEMEELFMEPV, encoded by the exons ATGGACTCCAAGGCAGGGGATCTCTTCAGCGCTGAGCCAGCTGATGCTGCTGAATCCGGAGGTGTCATGGGAAG CCTACCACTAAAGGAACTAGATGG TTTACCACCCTGGCTTTCTGCCTTGCCTCACAGGCTGTGGCTGCCCAAAGGCCTCTCGCCCAGTGTGGCCAAGGAGTGGTTTGATCGTCGCCGTGCGTCCATCCGTCCCTGGGCTGGCTTCGTGGATCACAGGAAGTTCACCAAGCCCCGCAACTTTGGTGAACTGTGCCAGAGGGTGGTGCGCAACTTTGACACCTACAACAGCAACTACACCTTCATCTTCCTCGGCCTCATCCTCTACTGCAT TATCAGCTCTCCCATGCTGCTGATTGCTTTGGCAGTGTTTGTTGGTGCCTTCTACATCATCCACCTCAAGTCCCTGGAGTCTAAACTGGTCATCTTTG GAAAAGAGGTGACCGGACCTCACCAATTGGGTCTGGCTGGGGCAGTCTCTTTCCCTGTGTTCTGGTTGGCTGGTGCAGGAGCTGCAGTGTTTTGGGTCCTGG GCGCGACAATGTTTGTGATTGGCTCTCACGCTGCCTTCCGGGAGCTGGAGGGAGGATCGGAAATGGAGGAGCTCTTCATGGAGCCTGTGTAG
- the LOC106583328 gene encoding prenylated Rab acceptor protein 1 isoform X5, whose amino-acid sequence MKSGAPKGENCLVDMDSKAGDLFSAEPADAAESGGVMGRLWLPKGLSPSVAKEWFDRRRASIRPWAGFVDHRKFTKPRNFGELCQRVVRNFDTYNSNYTFIFLGLILYCIISSPMLLIALAVFVGAFYIIHLKSLESKLVIFGKEVTGPHQLGLAGAVSFPVFWLAGAGAAVFWVLGATMFVIGSHAAFRELEGGSEMEELFMEPV is encoded by the exons ATGAAATCTGGTGCCCCAAAGGGTGAGAACTGCCTTGTAGACATGGACTCCAAGGCAGGGGATCTCTTCAGCGCTGAGCCAGCTGATGCTGCTGAATCCGGAGGTGTCATGGGAAG GCTGTGGCTGCCCAAAGGCCTCTCGCCCAGTGTGGCCAAGGAGTGGTTTGATCGTCGCCGTGCGTCCATCCGTCCCTGGGCTGGCTTCGTGGATCACAGGAAGTTCACCAAGCCCCGCAACTTTGGTGAACTGTGCCAGAGGGTGGTGCGCAACTTTGACACCTACAACAGCAACTACACCTTCATCTTCCTCGGCCTCATCCTCTACTGCAT TATCAGCTCTCCCATGCTGCTGATTGCTTTGGCAGTGTTTGTTGGTGCCTTCTACATCATCCACCTCAAGTCCCTGGAGTCTAAACTGGTCATCTTTG GAAAAGAGGTGACCGGACCTCACCAATTGGGTCTGGCTGGGGCAGTCTCTTTCCCTGTGTTCTGGTTGGCTGGTGCAGGAGCTGCAGTGTTTTGGGTCCTGG GCGCGACAATGTTTGTGATTGGCTCTCACGCTGCCTTCCGGGAGCTGGAGGGAGGATCGGAAATGGAGGAGCTCTTCATGGAGCCTGTGTAG
- the LOC106583328 gene encoding prenylated Rab acceptor protein 1 isoform X8 yields MDSKAGDLFSAEPADAAESGGVMGRLWLPKGLSPSVAKEWFDRRRASIRPWAGFVDHRKFTKPRNFGELCQRVVRNFDTYNSNYTFIFLGLILYCIISSPMLLIALAVFVGAFYIIHLKSLESKLVIFGKEVTGPHQLGLAGAVSFPVFWLAGAGAAVFWVLGATMFVIGSHAAFRELEGGSEMEELFMEPV; encoded by the exons ATGGACTCCAAGGCAGGGGATCTCTTCAGCGCTGAGCCAGCTGATGCTGCTGAATCCGGAGGTGTCATGGGAAG GCTGTGGCTGCCCAAAGGCCTCTCGCCCAGTGTGGCCAAGGAGTGGTTTGATCGTCGCCGTGCGTCCATCCGTCCCTGGGCTGGCTTCGTGGATCACAGGAAGTTCACCAAGCCCCGCAACTTTGGTGAACTGTGCCAGAGGGTGGTGCGCAACTTTGACACCTACAACAGCAACTACACCTTCATCTTCCTCGGCCTCATCCTCTACTGCAT TATCAGCTCTCCCATGCTGCTGATTGCTTTGGCAGTGTTTGTTGGTGCCTTCTACATCATCCACCTCAAGTCCCTGGAGTCTAAACTGGTCATCTTTG GAAAAGAGGTGACCGGACCTCACCAATTGGGTCTGGCTGGGGCAGTCTCTTTCCCTGTGTTCTGGTTGGCTGGTGCAGGAGCTGCAGTGTTTTGGGTCCTGG GCGCGACAATGTTTGTGATTGGCTCTCACGCTGCCTTCCGGGAGCTGGAGGGAGGATCGGAAATGGAGGAGCTCTTCATGGAGCCTGTGTAG
- the LOC106583328 gene encoding prenylated Rab acceptor protein 1 isoform X2 yields the protein MKSGAPKGENCLVDMDSKAGDLFSAEPADAAESGGVMGSLPPWLSALPHRLWLPKGLSPSVAKEWFDRRRASIRPWAGFVDHRKFTKPRNFGELCQRVVRNFDTYNSNYTFIFLGLILYCIISSPMLLIALAVFVGAFYIIHLKSLESKLVIFGKEVTGPHQLGLAGAVSFPVFWLAGAGAAVFWVLGATMFVIGSHAAFRELEGGSEMEELFMEPV from the exons ATGAAATCTGGTGCCCCAAAGGGTGAGAACTGCCTTGTAGACATGGACTCCAAGGCAGGGGATCTCTTCAGCGCTGAGCCAGCTGATGCTGCTGAATCCGGAGGTGTCATGGGAAG TTTACCACCCTGGCTTTCTGCCTTGCCTCACAGGCTGTGGCTGCCCAAAGGCCTCTCGCCCAGTGTGGCCAAGGAGTGGTTTGATCGTCGCCGTGCGTCCATCCGTCCCTGGGCTGGCTTCGTGGATCACAGGAAGTTCACCAAGCCCCGCAACTTTGGTGAACTGTGCCAGAGGGTGGTGCGCAACTTTGACACCTACAACAGCAACTACACCTTCATCTTCCTCGGCCTCATCCTCTACTGCAT TATCAGCTCTCCCATGCTGCTGATTGCTTTGGCAGTGTTTGTTGGTGCCTTCTACATCATCCACCTCAAGTCCCTGGAGTCTAAACTGGTCATCTTTG GAAAAGAGGTGACCGGACCTCACCAATTGGGTCTGGCTGGGGCAGTCTCTTTCCCTGTGTTCTGGTTGGCTGGTGCAGGAGCTGCAGTGTTTTGGGTCCTGG GCGCGACAATGTTTGTGATTGGCTCTCACGCTGCCTTCCGGGAGCTGGAGGGAGGATCGGAAATGGAGGAGCTCTTCATGGAGCCTGTGTAG
- the LOC106583328 gene encoding prenylated Rab acceptor protein 1 isoform X3, producing the protein MKSGAPKGENCLVDMDSKAGDLFSAEPADAAESGGVMGSLPLKELDGLWLPKGLSPSVAKEWFDRRRASIRPWAGFVDHRKFTKPRNFGELCQRVVRNFDTYNSNYTFIFLGLILYCIISSPMLLIALAVFVGAFYIIHLKSLESKLVIFGKEVTGPHQLGLAGAVSFPVFWLAGAGAAVFWVLGATMFVIGSHAAFRELEGGSEMEELFMEPV; encoded by the exons ATGAAATCTGGTGCCCCAAAGGGTGAGAACTGCCTTGTAGACATGGACTCCAAGGCAGGGGATCTCTTCAGCGCTGAGCCAGCTGATGCTGCTGAATCCGGAGGTGTCATGGGAAG CCTACCACTAAAGGAACTAGATGG GCTGTGGCTGCCCAAAGGCCTCTCGCCCAGTGTGGCCAAGGAGTGGTTTGATCGTCGCCGTGCGTCCATCCGTCCCTGGGCTGGCTTCGTGGATCACAGGAAGTTCACCAAGCCCCGCAACTTTGGTGAACTGTGCCAGAGGGTGGTGCGCAACTTTGACACCTACAACAGCAACTACACCTTCATCTTCCTCGGCCTCATCCTCTACTGCAT TATCAGCTCTCCCATGCTGCTGATTGCTTTGGCAGTGTTTGTTGGTGCCTTCTACATCATCCACCTCAAGTCCCTGGAGTCTAAACTGGTCATCTTTG GAAAAGAGGTGACCGGACCTCACCAATTGGGTCTGGCTGGGGCAGTCTCTTTCCCTGTGTTCTGGTTGGCTGGTGCAGGAGCTGCAGTGTTTTGGGTCCTGG GCGCGACAATGTTTGTGATTGGCTCTCACGCTGCCTTCCGGGAGCTGGAGGGAGGATCGGAAATGGAGGAGCTCTTCATGGAGCCTGTGTAG
- the LOC106583328 gene encoding prenylated Rab acceptor protein 1 isoform X7, translating into MDSKAGDLFSAEPADAAESGGVMGSLPLKELDGLWLPKGLSPSVAKEWFDRRRASIRPWAGFVDHRKFTKPRNFGELCQRVVRNFDTYNSNYTFIFLGLILYCIISSPMLLIALAVFVGAFYIIHLKSLESKLVIFGKEVTGPHQLGLAGAVSFPVFWLAGAGAAVFWVLGATMFVIGSHAAFRELEGGSEMEELFMEPV; encoded by the exons ATGGACTCCAAGGCAGGGGATCTCTTCAGCGCTGAGCCAGCTGATGCTGCTGAATCCGGAGGTGTCATGGGAAG CCTACCACTAAAGGAACTAGATGG GCTGTGGCTGCCCAAAGGCCTCTCGCCCAGTGTGGCCAAGGAGTGGTTTGATCGTCGCCGTGCGTCCATCCGTCCCTGGGCTGGCTTCGTGGATCACAGGAAGTTCACCAAGCCCCGCAACTTTGGTGAACTGTGCCAGAGGGTGGTGCGCAACTTTGACACCTACAACAGCAACTACACCTTCATCTTCCTCGGCCTCATCCTCTACTGCAT TATCAGCTCTCCCATGCTGCTGATTGCTTTGGCAGTGTTTGTTGGTGCCTTCTACATCATCCACCTCAAGTCCCTGGAGTCTAAACTGGTCATCTTTG GAAAAGAGGTGACCGGACCTCACCAATTGGGTCTGGCTGGGGCAGTCTCTTTCCCTGTGTTCTGGTTGGCTGGTGCAGGAGCTGCAGTGTTTTGGGTCCTGG GCGCGACAATGTTTGTGATTGGCTCTCACGCTGCCTTCCGGGAGCTGGAGGGAGGATCGGAAATGGAGGAGCTCTTCATGGAGCCTGTGTAG
- the LOC106583328 gene encoding prenylated Rab acceptor protein 1 isoform X1 has protein sequence MKSGAPKGENCLVDMDSKAGDLFSAEPADAAESGGVMGSLPLKELDGLPPWLSALPHRLWLPKGLSPSVAKEWFDRRRASIRPWAGFVDHRKFTKPRNFGELCQRVVRNFDTYNSNYTFIFLGLILYCIISSPMLLIALAVFVGAFYIIHLKSLESKLVIFGKEVTGPHQLGLAGAVSFPVFWLAGAGAAVFWVLGATMFVIGSHAAFRELEGGSEMEELFMEPV, from the exons ATGAAATCTGGTGCCCCAAAGGGTGAGAACTGCCTTGTAGACATGGACTCCAAGGCAGGGGATCTCTTCAGCGCTGAGCCAGCTGATGCTGCTGAATCCGGAGGTGTCATGGGAAG CCTACCACTAAAGGAACTAGATGG TTTACCACCCTGGCTTTCTGCCTTGCCTCACAGGCTGTGGCTGCCCAAAGGCCTCTCGCCCAGTGTGGCCAAGGAGTGGTTTGATCGTCGCCGTGCGTCCATCCGTCCCTGGGCTGGCTTCGTGGATCACAGGAAGTTCACCAAGCCCCGCAACTTTGGTGAACTGTGCCAGAGGGTGGTGCGCAACTTTGACACCTACAACAGCAACTACACCTTCATCTTCCTCGGCCTCATCCTCTACTGCAT TATCAGCTCTCCCATGCTGCTGATTGCTTTGGCAGTGTTTGTTGGTGCCTTCTACATCATCCACCTCAAGTCCCTGGAGTCTAAACTGGTCATCTTTG GAAAAGAGGTGACCGGACCTCACCAATTGGGTCTGGCTGGGGCAGTCTCTTTCCCTGTGTTCTGGTTGGCTGGTGCAGGAGCTGCAGTGTTTTGGGTCCTGG GCGCGACAATGTTTGTGATTGGCTCTCACGCTGCCTTCCGGGAGCTGGAGGGAGGATCGGAAATGGAGGAGCTCTTCATGGAGCCTGTGTAG
- the LOC106583328 gene encoding prenylated Rab acceptor protein 1 isoform X6, whose protein sequence is MDSKAGDLFSAEPADAAESGGVMGSLPPWLSALPHRLWLPKGLSPSVAKEWFDRRRASIRPWAGFVDHRKFTKPRNFGELCQRVVRNFDTYNSNYTFIFLGLILYCIISSPMLLIALAVFVGAFYIIHLKSLESKLVIFGKEVTGPHQLGLAGAVSFPVFWLAGAGAAVFWVLGATMFVIGSHAAFRELEGGSEMEELFMEPV, encoded by the exons ATGGACTCCAAGGCAGGGGATCTCTTCAGCGCTGAGCCAGCTGATGCTGCTGAATCCGGAGGTGTCATGGGAAG TTTACCACCCTGGCTTTCTGCCTTGCCTCACAGGCTGTGGCTGCCCAAAGGCCTCTCGCCCAGTGTGGCCAAGGAGTGGTTTGATCGTCGCCGTGCGTCCATCCGTCCCTGGGCTGGCTTCGTGGATCACAGGAAGTTCACCAAGCCCCGCAACTTTGGTGAACTGTGCCAGAGGGTGGTGCGCAACTTTGACACCTACAACAGCAACTACACCTTCATCTTCCTCGGCCTCATCCTCTACTGCAT TATCAGCTCTCCCATGCTGCTGATTGCTTTGGCAGTGTTTGTTGGTGCCTTCTACATCATCCACCTCAAGTCCCTGGAGTCTAAACTGGTCATCTTTG GAAAAGAGGTGACCGGACCTCACCAATTGGGTCTGGCTGGGGCAGTCTCTTTCCCTGTGTTCTGGTTGGCTGGTGCAGGAGCTGCAGTGTTTTGGGTCCTGG GCGCGACAATGTTTGTGATTGGCTCTCACGCTGCCTTCCGGGAGCTGGAGGGAGGATCGGAAATGGAGGAGCTCTTCATGGAGCCTGTGTAG